The Cetobacterium somerae ATCC BAA-474 sequence ACCTGATTCTGTACCACCTGCAATTGCTAAATCTTTTGAGTTATTAATCCCAATCGTATTTGTTACAATCATCTTCCACGCAATGAATATATTTGCAATGAAGAGCTTAAACATTATGGTTCCTGAGATTATTTTAAAAGCTTTTGCACCATTATTAAATATGTCTGATTCATTAATCTCTGTAATCTTTATTATCATAATCACTCACCTTTTATGGTTTGCTGGATTACACGGAACAAATATCGTTATAGCTATTATTAACTCTATAACACTATCTAACCTTGCTGCTAACCAAGCTGCTCTTCAAGCTGGTGAAGCTTTACCTAAGATATTTGCAGGAGGATTCCTTGATGCTTATGTTTATATCGGAGGAGCTGGAGCTACTTTAGGACTTGCACTTGCTATGTCTGTAAGTAAGAATGCACATATTAAATCAATTGGAAAACTTTCAGTTATTCCAGCAGTATTCAATATCAATGAACCAATAATGTTTGGAGCACCTATTGTAATGAACCCATTACTATTCATTCCATTCGTTGGAATCCCAGTATTAAATGCTTGTATAGCATGGTTTGCTACAAAGTTTGATTTAGTAGGAAAAATTATAACTCTTGTTCCTTGGACAACTCCAGGGCCAATCGGAGCATTACTTGCTACTAACTTCAGTATTACTGCGTTTATCCTAAGTTGTGGATTGGTTGCTGTTTCATTCTTCTTATACATTCCTTTCTTAAGAGTATATGAGAAGTCTTTAAATGAAACTGAAGCTGCTTAATAAATAATTTATAAATAAAGTGCTAATATATATAAAAACCTCCCTAGGCTTAAGCCTAGGGAGGTTTTTATTATTTTGTTAACTCTATAAATTCATCCTCTGTTAAAATATTTATTGTTCCAATCTCTTTTGCCTTTGTTAATTTACTACCTGCATCCTCTCCAACAATTAAGTAATCAAGCTTTTTGCTCACAGATGATAAATTTGTTCCACCTAAAGATTCTATTAAGTCTTTAATCTCTTCTCTTTTAAATCTTTGTAGTTTTCCTGTAAATAGGAATGTCTTTCCTGAAAACTTACCATTTTCAACAATTTTCTCTTCAACTTCTTCATCTGATTTTCCAAAGTTTACTCCATAATACTTTAACTTTTTCACTATTGCCATTGATTTTTCATCTCTAAAAAAGTTATAAACAGATTCTGCAACTTTATCACCAACACCATCAATCTCTAAAAGTTCCTCTTTAGACATTTGAGATAATCTATCTATATTTTTACTTTTCTTTGCTAAAACATTTCCTAAAAATTTTCCAACAAAAGGTATTCCTAAAGCATATAGTGTTTTAGAGTATGGTCTCTCTTTGCTTTTCTCTATTGAAGCTAAAAGTTTTTCTACACTTTTTTCTCCCATCTTATCCAATTGCATAAGTTCTTCTTTATGTTCTCCTAAATTATATATATCAGTAATATCTTTTATATAATTTAACTCTAGCATTCTTTCTACAATCTTACTTCCAAATCCACTTATATTCATCCCATCACGAGATACAAAATACTCTATACTTCCTTGAATAATTGCTGGGCAGTTAGGATTTACACACTTTAAATCAACTAACCCCTCCTCCTTTTCTAAAACTGATTCGCACACTGGGCAGTTTGTTGGAGGAGTAACTTCTTTTTCCTCTCCTGTTCTAACCTCTTTTATAGAACTTACAACTTGTGGAATAATTTCAGCTGCTTTTTCTATAAATACTCTATCTCCAACTCTAATGTCTTTTCTTAAAATCTCATCCATATTATGTAAACTAGCTCTTTTAACTCTGCTTCCAGATAGTTCAACCTCTTCTAACTCTGCTACAGGAGTAACTTTTCCAGTTCTTCCAACTTGCCAAGTTATACCCAAAAGTTTAGTTGTTACCTGTTTTGCTGGAAATTTGTAAGCTATTGCCCATCTTGGACTTTTTGTTGTATATCCTACCTCTTCCCATAAATCTATATTATCTAATTTTATTACTAATCCATCTGTTTCAAAGTCTAACTTCTCTCTTTCAATCTCCCAGTAAGCTATTCTTTTTTCCATAATAGTTAAGTCATCAATAACCTCAGCTACTCCAGTTGTTTTTATTCCTACTTTATCTAAATAATCTAAACTTTCTTTATGAGTTTTAAAACCATATTTTAAAGGTTCCACTACATAATAGAAATAAGCATCCAATCCTCTTTCTTTAACTATTTCTGAATCTAACTGTCTTAAAGTTCCACTAGCTGCGTTTCTTGGGTTGGCAAATATCTCTTCACCATTTTTTAATCTTTCTTCATTTAATTTTTCAAATTGACTTAAAGGAAGTACAATCTCTCCTCTAACCTCTAAATCAACATCCTCTTTTAAATAATTAGGAATTGTATTAATAGCTAAGATATTTTCTGTAACATCCTCTCCCTCTATTCCATCCCCTCTTGTTACTGCTCTTACAAGTTGACCTTTTTCGTAAGTTATACTTATACTAGCTCCATCTAACTTTAACTCAAGAACATACTCTAATCTTTCATGCTTATACTCAAGATTTTTTTCTATTCTCTCTGTAAAAGCAATTACATCCTCAATATTGTATGAGTTACTTAAGCTTAACATAGGCTTTTTATGAATAACTTTTTTAAACTTAGATTCTTTTAAATCAATTGCTCCCACATGTTTTGTTGGAGATATCTCCTCTTTAAATTCAGGATAATCTTTTTCTAATTTTTCTAACTCTTTTAAAAGTTTATCAAATTCAAAGTCAGAGATTATAGATTCATTTTTAGTATAATAATAATAGTTATAACGCTCTATCTCTTTTCTCAATTCATCTATTCTTTTTTTCGGTTCGCTCTCTTCAACTAAATCAAAAAGTTTTAGCATTCTCCACCATCCTTTTTTATTAAATTATACCACTTTTCTATTTACAAATTAAGAGTTTAGTGGTAATAAATAGATATGAAAGTTCTTTTTTATTAAAGGTTATGGAGGTATTAAATGGAAAACATCATTTTATCACCAAGTAAATATATTCAGGGAGCTAACTCTTTAAGCAATATTGCTAAATATGCTAAAAAAAATGCTTTTATTATTGCTGATAACTTTGTTATGAGTATAACTGAAGATATTATAAAAGAAAGTTTTAAAAAAGAAAATTTAATAGCAACTTTTGAAATTTTTAACGGCGAGTGCTCAAAAAATGAGGTTAATAGATTAAAAGAGATTTTAAAAGAAAAAAAATCTGAAATTATTATTGGAGTTGGAGGTGGTAAAACTTTAGATACTGCTAAAGCTCTTGCACACTACTCAAATCTTCCCGTTATAATTGTTCCTACTATTGCATCAACTGATGCTCCATGTAGTGCTTTATCAGTTCTTTATACTGATGACGGTGTTTTTGATGAATATCTTATTTTACCAAGTAATCCAAATATAGTTTTAATGGATACAGAGATTATTGCTAAAGCTCCTGCTAGACTTTTAGCTAGCGGAATGGGCGATGCCTTAGCTACATACTTTGAAGCTAGAGCATGTGAGCAATCAGGAGCTCTAAATATGGGTGGTGGACTTCCTACTAAAGCTGCTATGGCTCTTGCTAAACTATGCTTTGATACACTTATAGCAGATGGAGAAAAAGCTATGTTTGCTGCACAAAAATGTGTTTGTACTAAAGCTGTTGAAAATATTATTGAAGCTAATACATATTTGAGCGGTATTGGTTTTGAAAGTGGTGGATTAGCTGCTGCTCATGCTATTCACAATGGATTAACAGCTCTTGAAGAGTGCCATGACTTATATCATGGTGAAAAAGTAGCTTTTGGAACTTTGGTTCAACTATTCCTTGAAAATGCACCAATGGAAGAGATTGACGAAGTTTTATTTTTCTGTAAAAATATTGGACTCCCAACCTCTTTAGAAGATTTAGGAGTTAATTCTATTGAACGAGAAAAACTTTTAGAAGTAGCTAAGCTAGCTTGTGCACCAGGAGAAACAATTCATAATATGCCTTTTAAAGTTACTCCTGAAAAAGTTTTAGCTGCTATTTTAGCTGCTGATAACTATGGTGGATATTAAAAAAATTGATTATAAAAAAGAAAACCCTTGGATTAATCCAAGGGTTTTTAATTGCATATCTATTAGAATGTAGCTTTCATTCCTACATATGCAAGTGGTTGCCATCTCCAGTGAGAAGCAGCATCTTGAGCTGTTATATTCCAGTTTCTGTACTCTGCTCCAACTCCAGCATTTACTGCAAAGTTTTCAGTTACTTTATACTCTGCATCTAATGTTAATAATGTGTATAAGCTATAAGTTGTTTTAGCTGACTTAGAAACTTTTCCTGTAGTTTCATTTTTAGTATACTTATCATATTGTCCAAATTTATATGGATCATATCCACCTTCAAAGTTGAAATCAATTGCATAGTTATCTGTTGAATATAATGCAAATGTTCTGTATAAGTAGATTTCCCACTCTGCTACGAAATCTTTATCTTTATTATCTGTTAAATCAGCATTTGTATGGAAGTCTTGTCCATAGAAATTTTGATTTAAATAGATTGTACCATCCCAAGTAAATCCTAATGGTAAGTTACCTGCGTACTCGATATCCATACCGATAGTGTTCATATAGTTAGATCCACCATCTTCTGGGAATGAGTGATATACTTTTGGAGCAAGTAATAATTTGCTTAATAATGCTCCTTCATTTTTATATACTGTAAATCTTGCTTGGTACTCTAAGTTTTGAGAGTCATCCTCTTCATCTCTATATTGTACTCTTGAAGTAAACCAATCGTTATGTTGATAGTAAGCTCTTAATCTTGTTTCAGTCCCGTTTTTAGAGTTTTTATTTCTATCTCCGTTGCTCTCTAAGTTGTTATAATCTCTGATTCTTCCTTCTAATTTGAAGTTCTCAGTTGCTTGAACACCAAAAGTTGTTTCAAGTCTAGAGTATTTATTAGCTCCTCTATTCCATGTATCTTGGTTATCATCTGCAGCATTTGTAGCTGTATTCCATCTAATGTCATCTCCATGACCTTCTGTTTCACCGTAAGCTCTATACTGTACTCCTACATATCCTGTTGGTTTAAATACAGGTGCTACAACCTCTTCAACTACAGGCTCAGCTACAACTATAATCTCTTTCGATACTTCAACTGGAGCTACAACAACCTCTTTAGCTTGAACTGCAGTTCCTACAACAAGTAAAGATCCTAAAAAAAGTGCTAATTTTTTCATAAAATCCCCTCCGATTTTTAATTGTGTTATTTTGAGAAATAATTTTTTATAGTAAAAAAATATTTCTTTTCCACTGTATTCTTTATACAATATTTTTTTAAATTTGTAAATATAATTTTTCTTAGTAAATTATTTTTTTGTTTACTTTTTATCTATAAACCCTTATTTTTAAAAGAAAAGTTCACTTTTATATTTTTATTTTTATTTTACTATATGAAATTTATCCATTAAAAAAAGAGATAGATTTCTATCTCTTAAAATTTACTCTTCTAAATTATCTTGAAAATGATAATTATAAAAAATATAATTTATTGGTAAAAATGAAGCTACTAGCTCTTCTCTAAACACATGTTTATCTAAAACTATAAGTTTTTCATGAACTTCTCCTAGTTGAAACTCTTGTAAATACATCTTTAAATAACTTAAGAAAAGTGAACTTTTAAATACTCTTCCAGAAAGCAAAAAAGTATCTAAAGGTAGTAAATTATTGTGATTAATCATAAGAATTGCAATATATCTTGCTACTTTTCTCAGTGCTTTACATTCAGTTATCTCTCCACTTTCTGCCCTTTTTATGAACTCTTCAAAACTCATATTTTTATACATATCTACTATACGAGTTGAGTAATTATTTTCCTTTAAAATTTCTTCAAATATATTTTTAGGTGAAACCATTGTATCAAAACATCCTTTTTTCTTACAAATTTCACAATATACATCTGAGTTAGGTTCCACTATAAAATGTCTAGTTCCCATTGATCTATAATGAGAAATAGCTGGATTTACAAGCTTATTATCTATAATAATAGCACTTCCTCTTTTTTCTCCATATTTAACTAAGAAAAAATCTTTATATTCTGGAGCTAAGAAAGCTTCGTATAAAGCTTCTGCTCTAATTTCAGTTTCTACAAATACATATCCTGAAAATTTATCCATGATTGATTTTTTTAAAGTTAAAAATCTATCCTCTTTAAATAAATCTAATGATTTTTTTACAATAAACTCATTGGTTACTACAACACCAACGCCTAGTATTTTCTCAGGTAAAACTTTATTTTCTTTTGCAAGTTTTTCAATAAATTCAAGCAAAGCTTTTAAATATTCGTCAAAATCACCATTATAGTTATTTTTAAATTTCAGCTCCCCTAAAATATCATTTTTTAAATTTGTTAATATAACCTTTGTAAAATTCTCCTCTATTAATACACCCATAGAATAGAATCTTTCATAATTTATAACCAATAGATTTTTTTTTCTATTATTTTCATCTATATATTTTTTTTCAACAAGTATATTATCCCCAAGTAATTTTTTAGAAATTTTTGTTAAAGCTGCTGGCGAAACCATTATATTTTCAGCAATCTCTAACTTATTAGACCCACCACATTGATTAATAAATTTTAATAAATTTGTAATGTTTTTATTTTGACTTTTAAAATCCATCCCCGACTCCTTTATTTTTTTTATTGACAAACCCTTTTTTTTAATGTATATTTTACCTTGTAAAACACACGTCGTTTTTTCGAGATATTTTTTTTACCAAATTAAATAAAAATAGTATATCTTTATTTAATTATATCATAAATCAATAATAAGGTGCTAAACTTATTATATAAATAGCCAGCAACCCTCCAGTTGATTGGTTAGAAACCCGTTTTAAGAAGAGATGTTCCCGTCATCTCTTCTTTTATTTTTATTGCTTTTTTATTTTTTTTTGTTACAATTTTATTATCTTAAAATATTTTAGGAGGTAAAAATGAAAATTAAACCTATTGGTAAAAGAGTTCTTGTTAAAACTATAAATTTAGAAGAAAAAACATCAACAGGGATTATATTAATTCAAAATAATGAGGAAAAAAATTATAGAATTGGGGAAATAATCTCTTTAAGTACTGATTCTGAGGTAAACTCTTTATTTAGTATTAATGATAAAGTTATTTTTTCTAAAAAATCTGGAGTTAAAATTAATGATTCTTCTAAGGAACAAATTTTATTAAATTTAGAAGAAATCTTTGGTATTATTGAAGAGTAAAAGAAAAGCCCATCTTTATGACGGGCTTTTTTTATTAAAACTCTTTACCACCTGAAACTTTAACATCTACTTTATATTTATTTAATGCTTGAACTGCACACTCTAAAGCTTTTGTTATAGTTGTAACTTCCATATAAGGCATATTTTTCTTATCAACAACTTGCTCTGTTATGTAAGGAACATGAATAAATCCACCTTTTATATTTAAATTATTCTTTGATATATAATAAAGTAATGAGTACATTATATGATTACATACATATGTTCCAGCTGTATTTGAAACTGAAGCTGGTATTTTTGCTAACTTAATCTCTTCAACAATCCCTTTAATAGGAAGCGTTGCAAAATAAGCATTCTCTCCATCTTCGTAAACTGGAGTATCTATTGGTTGATATCCTTCATTATCTGGAATTCTACCATCATCCATATTAATAGCTACTCTTTCAACTGACATATCATATCTTCCTCCAGCTTGTCCAATACATATAACAGCATCTGGTTTATGCTCTTCTATTCCTGCAAATAGTTTTTCAGCTGATTTTTTGAAAACTGTTGGTATTTGTAATTTTATTACCTCTATACCGTCAATACTATCTTTCATTGCCTTCACTGCTTCCCATGCTGGATTTATACTTTCTCCTCCAAATGGATCAAAACCTGTAATTAAAACTTTCATTACACTACCTCCTAAAAATTAAAATGCTAAGAAATACATTAATACAACATGTATTGCAAGAAGAGGTACCGCTACACCTACTTGCTTTAATATTACACCATTTTTATTTTTCATCTCTAGTATCGATGCTGGAACTATATTGAAATTAGCTCCCATTGGTGTTAATAAAGTTCCGCAGAATCCTGCTGTTAATCCAAGAGCTCCAACTACTGCCGGATTACCACCTTGAGCTATAACAAATGGATAACCTATTCCTGCTGTTATAACTGCAAAAGCCGCAAATCCATTTCCCATAATCATTGTGAATATAGCCATTGCTAAACAATAAACAGTTACTCCAGCTAAAATATTTCCTTCTGGAACTACACTTCCCATTATTCCGGCAATTACAGTTCCAACTCCAGCTTTAGCAAATACAGAACCTAAAGATCCTAAAAGTTGTGGTAAAATAACTGTTGGACCCATTTGTTGTAAAATTCTACTTGAATCATAAGGAATTTTATCAAACTTTTCTTTTGTTACTATCATAGTAACAACTAGTGCAACTATTGCCCCAATTCCTAGTCCTATTAATCCACCTAATTTTGTAAATTGAGCTATTGAAAATGCTACAACTCCTATTAATCCAGCTGGAACAAATAACATATTTCCAATTTTATGAGCTTGTTTCTCTCTAAACTCCTCTGTACTTGTTGTAAATGAAGCAAGTGAAACAGATTTTGTAGCACTTAAAACTCCCATTACTAAAAGTAATCCTCCTACTATTGATGGATTTACATGAGGTCCACCTATAAATAAGAATCCAAATATAATCCAAAATGCTGCTGATCCTATTCTCTTAGGATTCTTCTTATCTAAAAATGAATATACACCGCTTATCAATAAAATAATTCCGCAAAGTATATACATAAATTCTAATAACATCTTTACATCCATTAATTTTGCCTCCTACTTTGCTCTTAACTTTTTAATTTTTCTATCTAAACGATAGTATTGGAAATATGCTAATACTAAAGTTATTAATGCCACTGGTATAGAAGCTTTAGCCACATCATACGCTTCTACCTTTACACCTAACTCTTGTAAAGTTCCAACAATTAAAAGAACTCCAGAAGATGCTACGAAAACATTTTGCCCAAAGAAGTTAGCGTAGTTTTCTGAAGCATTAGTTATTCCTTTTAAATCTTCATCTAACTCTTCTGATACTACTCCATCCTTCTCAATAGCACCTTTTGCCATAGGATAAATTAATGGTCTAATAAACTGAACATGTCCACCTAATCTCATAGATAAAACTGCTGCTAACATTCTTACAGTTACATATATTGATAAAACTTTTCCAGCTGTTGCACCTTTCAACTTTGATATACAAATTGATGCTCTTTCTCTCAAACCATTTCTTTCTAGTATTCCAACTACAGAAAGCGTTAATAATAAAAGTGTCATATATCTAGTTTGAACAAAAGCTGTTCCTAAAATATTTAAAACCTCAACAAAGTCAATTCCTGCAACAAGTCCTGTTGCTATTCCAGCTATTAAAACAACAGCTATAGTATCTAATTTGATTATAAATCCAATTAGAATAATTAATACCCCTATTAATTTAATCACAGTATCTCACCTAAATCCTCTCTTTTAAACGAGTATCTTTTTCCACAGAAATGACACTCAGCTTCTACCTCTCCTCTTTCAGCTAATATCTCTTCTAACTGCTCTTTTCCTAAAGTTATAATTCCTTTATAGAATTTCTCTTTATCACAATTACAATTATATTTTATCTCTTTTGAGTCTAAAATTTCATATGGCTCTACTAATTTTTCATGAGTTTCATCATTCATATCTTCATATAAAAGGTGTAAAATTCTTTCAATATCCATTCCACCTTTAAATAGTTCTGTTACGCTTCTAATAGCTCCTATTTTCTTCTCTAACTCTACTATAAAACCTTCTTCTGCATCTGGTAAAAGCTGAATCATGTATCCACCAGCTGATCTAACTGTTGTTTCATTTTCTAAATCTACACCTAAAGCAATTACTGTAGGCGTTTGTTCTGAAGTTACATAATAATATGCAATATCATATGCAATCTCTCCACTTTCTATTGTTGATACTCCAACATAAGGATCCTTTAATCCTAAATCTTTAATAACATTTAAAGTTCCTCTTCCTACTAAAGCTTGTACATCTGGTTGTCCATTTTCTTTTGCTGGTAGATCTGCTTCTGGATTTGAAACATAACCTTTTACACCATCCTTATCAACTGTTACTACCATACTTGATAAAGGTCCATCTGTCATTGTTCTAAGTGTTAGTATATCATTTCCTTTTAAGGTTGCTCCCATCATTACTCCTGCTGAAAGAAGTCTTCCAAAAGCTGATATAGCAGTTGGACTACACTTATGAATATCTAAAGCTTCCTGTACAATATCTTTTGTATCTACAAGAACAAATCTTGCATTTTTACTTACACCTCTAATTAATCTACTCATTTTTTTCACCTCTAATAATCAATATAATCTTTTAAATCTTCATATTTTTTACTGGAAATAATTTTTTTTAATTCTAAATTATTCCTAATAATACTATTTTCATGGTATTTTCTAATACTTTGTATCTCTTTTTTACTAAATCCATAATATATTAAAGTTTTATCATCTGCCTTATTGATATTAAATCTATTTAGTTTAATATTTTGTGGCTCTTTAAACTTTACTTTTAGCTTTTCATAAGTCTTTTTTCCAATTCCAGATATTCTAGTCATTTCGTTTAATTTTTTATATCCACCAGTTATATCTCTATACTCTATTATCTTATCAACATAACTTTGAGATATTCCATTTTTTAACATATCACTTTTGCTTGCTTTATTAATATCTAAAAGTAAATTTTGAGTATCTAGTGTATTTTTACTCTCAATAACTTTAAACTCACTTTCTATTATTCCATAAGAGAAAGTTGATATTAATAAAATTAAAATTGAAAAAATTAACTTTTTCATACTATATCTCCTTAGAAAAAAGTTCTATTTTCTTATTGTGTCTCATCCTCATCTCTGCAATATATAATGCTGGATCTTTAGGATTAACTAATCTTTCTATTTGATCAATATATTCTGTTTCTTTATGAATGGCTTTACTTATAGCTCCACCACCAAGACCCATAGTTTGTTGATTTTCTTCTATCATCTCTATATTAAATCTAGATTCAGC is a genomic window containing:
- the celB gene encoding PTS cellobiose transporter subunit IIC — protein: MSNFMNLIEEKLMPVAAKVGQNRYLNAIKDGFVYTMPFLIIGSFILLMVNLPFTDPNNVLYMEWYANLMGSFKGDLVQPFYVSMGIMSLFVSYGIGMSLSNSYGLNGTTGGFLSMYAFLLVSAKLDWLPVGQAEGAGALFLIPDGGWMPIMDARYLDAKGLFTAILGAIIAIEIFRLLVQKKFVIKLPDSVPPAIAKSFELLIPIVFVTIIFHAMNIFAMKSLNIMVPEIILKAFAPLLNMSDSLISVIFIIIITHLLWFAGLHGTNIVIAIINSITLSNLAANQAALQAGEALPKIFAGGFLDAYVYIGGAGATLGLALAMSVSKNAHIKSIGKLSVIPAVFNINEPIMFGAPIVMNPLLFIPFVGIPVLNACIAWFATKFDLVGKIITLVPWTTPGPIGALLATNFSITAFILSCGLVAVSFFLYIPFLRVYEKSLNETEAA
- the ligA gene encoding NAD-dependent DNA ligase LigA; translated protein: MLKLFDLVEESEPKKRIDELRKEIERYNYYYYTKNESIISDFEFDKLLKELEKLEKDYPEFKEEISPTKHVGAIDLKESKFKKVIHKKPMLSLSNSYNIEDVIAFTERIEKNLEYKHERLEYVLELKLDGASISITYEKGQLVRAVTRGDGIEGEDVTENILAINTIPNYLKEDVDLEVRGEIVLPLSQFEKLNEERLKNGEEIFANPRNAASGTLRQLDSEIVKERGLDAYFYYVVEPLKYGFKTHKESLDYLDKVGIKTTGVAEVIDDLTIMEKRIAYWEIEREKLDFETDGLVIKLDNIDLWEEVGYTTKSPRWAIAYKFPAKQVTTKLLGITWQVGRTGKVTPVAELEEVELSGSRVKRASLHNMDEILRKDIRVGDRVFIEKAAEIIPQVVSSIKEVRTGEEKEVTPPTNCPVCESVLEKEEGLVDLKCVNPNCPAIIQGSIEYFVSRDGMNISGFGSKIVERMLELNYIKDITDIYNLGEHKEELMQLDKMGEKSVEKLLASIEKSKERPYSKTLYALGIPFVGKFLGNVLAKKSKNIDRLSQMSKEELLEIDGVGDKVAESVYNFFRDEKSMAIVKKLKYYGVNFGKSDEEVEEKIVENGKFSGKTFLFTGKLQRFKREEIKDLIESLGGTNLSSVSKKLDYLIVGEDAGSKLTKAKEIGTINILTEDEFIELTK
- a CDS encoding glycerol dehydrogenase is translated as MENIILSPSKYIQGANSLSNIAKYAKKNAFIIADNFVMSITEDIIKESFKKENLIATFEIFNGECSKNEVNRLKEILKEKKSEIIIGVGGGKTLDTAKALAHYSNLPVIIVPTIASTDAPCSALSVLYTDDGVFDEYLILPSNPNIVLMDTEIIAKAPARLLASGMGDALATYFEARACEQSGALNMGGGLPTKAAMALAKLCFDTLIADGEKAMFAAQKCVCTKAVENIIEANTYLSGIGFESGGLAAAHAIHNGLTALEECHDLYHGEKVAFGTLVQLFLENAPMEEIDEVLFFCKNIGLPTSLEDLGVNSIEREKLLEVAKLACAPGETIHNMPFKVTPEKVLAAILAADNYGGY
- a CDS encoding FomA family porin-like outer membrane protein, which gives rise to MKKLALFLGSLLVVGTAVQAKEVVVAPVEVSKEIIVVAEPVVEEVVAPVFKPTGYVGVQYRAYGETEGHGDDIRWNTATNAADDNQDTWNRGANKYSRLETTFGVQATENFKLEGRIRDYNNLESNGDRNKNSKNGTETRLRAYYQHNDWFTSRVQYRDEEDDSQNLEYQARFTVYKNEGALLSKLLLAPKVYHSFPEDGGSNYMNTIGMDIEYAGNLPLGFTWDGTIYLNQNFYGQDFHTNADLTDNKDKDFVAEWEIYLYRTFALYSTDNYAIDFNFEGGYDPYKFGQYDKYTKNETTGKVSKSAKTTYSLYTLLTLDAEYKVTENFAVNAGVGAEYRNWNITAQDAASHWRWQPLAYVGMKATF
- a CDS encoding ROK family transcriptional regulator, with amino-acid sequence MDFKSQNKNITNLLKFINQCGGSNKLEIAENIMVSPAALTKISKKLLGDNILVEKKYIDENNRKKNLLVINYERFYSMGVLIEENFTKVILTNLKNDILGELKFKNNYNGDFDEYLKALLEFIEKLAKENKVLPEKILGVGVVVTNEFIVKKSLDLFKEDRFLTLKKSIMDKFSGYVFVETEIRAEALYEAFLAPEYKDFFLVKYGEKRGSAIIIDNKLVNPAISHYRSMGTRHFIVEPNSDVYCEICKKKGCFDTMVSPKNIFEEILKENNYSTRIVDMYKNMSFEEFIKRAESGEITECKALRKVARYIAILMINHNNLLPLDTFLLSGRVFKSSLFLSYLKMYLQEFQLGEVHEKLIVLDKHVFREELVASFLPINYIFYNYHFQDNLEE
- a CDS encoding chaperonin GroS — its product is MKIKPIGKRVLVKTINLEEKTSTGIILIQNNEEKNYRIGEIISLSTDSEVNSLFSINDKVIFSKKSGVKINDSSKEQILLNLEEIFGIIEE
- the pcp gene encoding pyroglutamyl-peptidase I; the encoded protein is MKVLITGFDPFGGESINPAWEAVKAMKDSIDGIEVIKLQIPTVFKKSAEKLFAGIEEHKPDAVICIGQAGGRYDMSVERVAINMDDGRIPDNEGYQPIDTPVYEDGENAYFATLPIKGIVEEIKLAKIPASVSNTAGTYVCNHIMYSLLYYISKNNLNIKGGFIHVPYITEQVVDKKNMPYMEVTTITKALECAVQALNKYKVDVKVSGGKEF
- a CDS encoding DUF979 domain-containing protein, translating into MDVKMLLEFMYILCGIILLISGVYSFLDKKNPKRIGSAAFWIIFGFLFIGGPHVNPSIVGGLLLVMGVLSATKSVSLASFTTSTEEFREKQAHKIGNMLFVPAGLIGVVAFSIAQFTKLGGLIGLGIGAIVALVVTMIVTKEKFDKIPYDSSRILQQMGPTVILPQLLGSLGSVFAKAGVGTVIAGIMGSVVPEGNILAGVTVYCLAMAIFTMIMGNGFAAFAVITAGIGYPFVIAQGGNPAVVGALGLTAGFCGTLLTPMGANFNIVPASILEMKNKNGVILKQVGVAVPLLAIHVVLMYFLAF
- a CDS encoding DUF969 domain-containing protein, coding for MIKLIGVLIILIGFIIKLDTIAVVLIAGIATGLVAGIDFVEVLNILGTAFVQTRYMTLLLLTLSVVGILERNGLRERASICISKLKGATAGKVLSIYVTVRMLAAVLSMRLGGHVQFIRPLIYPMAKGAIEKDGVVSEELDEDLKGITNASENYANFFGQNVFVASSGVLLIVGTLQELGVKVEAYDVAKASIPVALITLVLAYFQYYRLDRKIKKLRAK
- the hslO gene encoding Hsp33 family molecular chaperone HslO, producing MSRLIRGVSKNARFVLVDTKDIVQEALDIHKCSPTAISAFGRLLSAGVMMGATLKGNDILTLRTMTDGPLSSMVVTVDKDGVKGYVSNPEADLPAKENGQPDVQALVGRGTLNVIKDLGLKDPYVGVSTIESGEIAYDIAYYYVTSEQTPTVIALGVDLENETTVRSAGGYMIQLLPDAEEGFIVELEKKIGAIRSVTELFKGGMDIERILHLLYEDMNDETHEKLVEPYEILDSKEIKYNCNCDKEKFYKGIITLGKEQLEEILAERGEVEAECHFCGKRYSFKREDLGEIL
- a CDS encoding ComEA family DNA-binding protein produces the protein MKKLIFSILILLISTFSYGIIESEFKVIESKNTLDTQNLLLDINKASKSDMLKNGISQSYVDKIIEYRDITGGYKKLNEMTRISGIGKKTYEKLKVKFKEPQNIKLNRFNINKADDKTLIYYGFSKKEIQSIRKYHENSIIRNNLELKKIISSKKYEDLKDYIDY